Proteins co-encoded in one Papaver somniferum cultivar HN1 chromosome 5, ASM357369v1, whole genome shotgun sequence genomic window:
- the LOC113281624 gene encoding zinc-finger homeodomain protein 11-like has product MDSAIKTPPSDTEVVITTPPPTKSFTNGVLKRHHHHQPQPTSAAIVVYRECLKNHAASLGGRSLDGCGEFMPSPNTNLSDPTSLKCAACNCHRNFHRRDPEEGTHIIEYRHHQAPPVLPIPQQQQPGDQEGGNVSPSSSDSPPPISSAYNYPNSSAPHMLLALRTGGLPGVPSDNNHQMMMAGGKMSTTTTTTIGGLTSPNTNGNVSNGSGRKRIRTKFSQEQKDKMYLFSERLGWKLQKRDEGIIDEFCNEIGVERGILKVWMHNNKHTFGKIRDSSTTPSTITTTSAPHVTSLNNNNNNHHQNHHPHQNQPQNQNHHYNNGGGGGGVGSGGGSVLHHNHHHEVQVTANCSSSSS; this is encoded by the coding sequence ATGGATTCAGCGATTAAAACTCCTCCATCTGATACTGAAGTTGTCATCACAACTCCACCACCAACAAAATCCTTCACTAATGGTGTGTTAAaacgacaccaccaccatcaaccgCAACCAACATCAGCAGCTATTGTTGTATACAGAGAATGTCTCAAAAATCATGCAGCAAGTTTGGGTGGTCGTTCGTTAGATGGATGTGGAGAATTCATGCCATCGCCGAATACGAACTTAAGCGATCCAACTTCATTAAAATGTGCAGCTTGTAATTGCCATCGCAACTTTCATCGTCGTGACCCTGAAGAAGGTACTCACATCATTGAATATCGTCATCATCAAGCACCGCCTGTTCTTCCAATACCACAGCAACAACAACCAGGAGATCAAGAAGGAGGAAATGTTAGTCCTAGCTCATCAGACTCGCCACCTCCGATTTCATCTGCTTACAATTATCCAAACTCATCTGCACCACATATGTTGCTTGCTTTAAGAACAGGAGGGTTACCTGGAGTTCCATCGGATAACAATCATCAAATGATGATGGCTGGTGGCAAGATGAGTActaccaccacaacaacaattgGGGGATTAACTAGTCCTAATACTAATGGAAATGTTAGTAATGGTAGTGGTAGAAAGAGAATTAGGACTAAATTTAGTCAAGAACAAAAGGATAAGATGTATTTGTTCTCAGAAAGATTGGGTTGGAAATTACAGAAAAGAGATGAAGGAATTATTGATGAATTCTGTAATGAAATTGGTGTGGAAAGAGGAATCTTGAAGGTTTGGATGCATAATAATAAGCATACTTTTGGGAAAATTAGAGACTCTAGTACTACTCCGAGTACTATCACTACTACTTCAGCTCCTCATGTCACTAGTCTTAACAATAACAACAATAATCACCACCaaaatcatcatcctcatcagaaTCAACCCCAGAATCAGAATCACCACTAcaataatggtggtggtggtggtggagtgggTAGCGGTGGTGGGAGTGTGCTTCATCATAATCACCACCATGAGGTTCAGGTTACTGCTAATTGTTCTTCTTCGTCATCTTGa